GGTTCTGTTGTCTAAATTTAGGTCAAAAATCTTtctacaggagagaaaaaagaaagaggagaaagaggacgaggagtaagCATCTGGAcccataatggtgatgaacctTGGGTGCAGGGCCCCACAAATGATTTGTGCCAAGGGCTCCATAAGACTACAGAGTCGCCACTGGTTATTTAACAGCTCTAAGATAGTCTGTTTGTGCCAGAGctaaacatttttataatttaaaggAACTAGTTTAACCATGTCATTAAAGTCTGTCtaaaaaaattgtttcaatTTAACACTGTTACAATGTTGCAAACATAAAGTCCAAAACTCATTCAACAAATGATATATGTTCACTACCTCTGTCCACAACTGCGGCTGGTTTCTTGGTAAAGAAGCAAGCCTACAGACtcttttttactgtttttttttacgggTTTTGTCCGAAATGCACTAAATAACCTAACTTCCTACTCCCAACACAATAATAGTAGCAATTGTTGTGAAATTGAGGGATTTCGTATTCAGCCTATGTGCTTCGTGCGATATTGAGGGTGTTTGAACGCAGCTTGAGAAgcagagaagggaaaaaaaaaaaaaacagacaaaaaaagcgCAGCCTTCAAGTTTGGTCCTACAGAGCTGCCGTAGTCGTCATGTCCTTCCTGGTAGGAGTAGCGCTTGCTGTTTTACTAATAACTTTTCTAATTATTATCCGGTTATATGTTGTCGTGAAGAATGGATCAAGCTATCATCCTGGAGCTAAAGGTGCAGTCACAGTTCTCGTGGTTGCTGGATCTGGTAAGGTGGCTTACACAGTATCTCTCAAGTGTTGCTTTTCTATCCTCACGGAGCTTAACGGGGTCAAAACTTCGGTCTAGATTTCTGACTATCCTACATGTAAAAACATTATACTACACGAATTGCTGGACCATTTTTAATAATTGGGTACAATATCAAGTAAAGCGAATACGGTCTGAAGTTCATCTCTACCGTCTGTCTTAGCATCGACGGTAATGATGTGTAACATCTCAGACTGTCAAACCTCGGTCAAGCCAGCGAGAGAAAAGATGCATGTAGAATTTACAGcatattttactgtatagttttttaaataattaaaattgcATTATcacactttgatattttagtcattttgatgattttattttgaaaaatctgtgaCAGGTGACAATAAACTTTCGATGGATTCTTATTCCTCACGCACCTGGCTGTAGTCctgatcattttttattttgttttttagcagATTTTATTGTCTACTTTTTGAGATAATTAAACgtaaagtctgctcaaattgcatttagagactttgatattttagtcattttgattattttattttgaaaaatctgtgaCAGGCGACAAGgaactttcaatggattcttatTCCTCATGTCTCTGGCTGTGGTCCTAAAAATTATTAGCTGATTTAACTGTATAGTCATTCAGATAATTAACTTTAaccatattaacgatattgtcttacccaatatcttgtgtaaaaaaatatcGATATACATCTTGAAAACTGGATGTATCGCCCAGCCCTATTTACCATGTGtcttgtgtgtcttgtgtgtctTGCAGGTGGTCACACCACAGAAATCCTGCGGCTTATGGAGTGCCTGTCTGAAGCTTATACACCTCGGCACTACGTCATTGCGGATACTGACAGGATGAGCGAGGAGAAAATCAACACCTTTGAAAGCTCCAAACAACATTCAAAAGAGtcacaggtaaaaaaacaaagaacaacgCCAAGGCACTCTTGAAGCCTTATCAGGAAGTCAAACAGATTGAAAAGCAGTGTTGCCAGATATCATGAGAGAAACAAGCACACAAGGTTTATGGAAAGAAGGGATTTATGCTGCGTTCATGTTGTGTGGGAAAGActggaaaaacaagtttttaaatgcacacgaacacctgctcaagtcagaAACTCGGAAAAGAATCAGGTGTCCCACTTAacgacttgacgtcagaatcgtcatcacctcggggggcaaaatatgctttcttaatgttaacatactttttatgaATTCACCTATTGCACATCAGCTTTTTGCTAAATATAACTTGTATCAGTTACATTCATCAACgctgttttttgctgttgtaACTTTACAATGTGTCTTTGTACAGGTGTTTGTAAACTCAGGATTCTTAATGATGTTCAATATGAGCATCAATATGTAGAATTTATCAActtcttctcttgttgtttCTGAATGCTTACGATAgctctatctttttttttttcaaccaactttattcaaagttcAATAATGTACAAATACTTCAGGCAAATAGACGGTGTGAATGAAATGAAAGAGGGATTAAATATCATAGCAGCTTTTAAAGTACACACAGCAACGTTAGCTCTATGTTGTGGATAGCTTCAACATCTAATCATTACCAAAGGTCATTACTCAAATCTGTCGCACCAGGGGCTTGTGCTCTGGGGCTGCAGCTGGATAGTTTGACCAGGTGAGATGGCGTTATTTGGGCTGATGTATGTAAATGAACCCATTCCTACATTCATCACTGGCTATTGGCTAAGGCACATTTACTCATGGATGAAACCTCACTGGTTATGTAGTCTCTGCCCTCATGGAAAGCCTCTTGTCCAGTAAAATGACTTGTTTAGGACTAACTGTTATATAAATTTACATACATGTCTGCACACGTCTATTCtatcatttctagaataatcaTTGaagctgtaaatgtgttttggacagaatcatgtttttttttgtttggtgttgCCTTGAGGGTTTTATGACTAGTTTGCTTTGTGATCTTTTTAAAAGTCCATGttgatttattgttgtgttgtattATCATTTAAATGATCTAAGCAAAACAGTTTCAATCCTAACCAAAACCACTGAGCAACAAAACTACTTGGTTAGTTCACAGATGGATTTTTTAAGACCTCTAGCACTGAAATTGACTTTTCATCCAGATCCATTGTAATGAGATGGAGGCATAAATCGAACCAAATATTTCAGAATGGATTCTATTTTTTAGTCATTTGGGCAAACTGGAGCTTTGCTGTATTGTAGAAGCATAGTTCAAAAGTGTGTGGGCTCTGTATAAAAAATATCATACAGTAGTTTTTTGTGCCTCTAATGACTTGTTCCCTTTTTCCAGTTCACCATCTGTCGGATACCACGGAGCCGGGAGGTGCATCAGTCTTGGGGTTCCTCTGTTATCAGCACTCTGAACGCCCTGCGGTATTCCTTCCCACTAGTTTTCAGACTCAGACCTGACATGGTAAGTGGACCTAGAGAGCAGTTAGtagctgtttttacacattaCTCTGTACTAGAACAGAACAAGATGTAATTCTACTACATCCTCCTGTCATTACAATTtggaaattggaaaaaaaaaggattttattaTGAATCACTTCAAAacaagaagcagagagagagagagggagagagagagagagagagagctctctCTATATACAACAGAATTTAATAAATGTCTTGGTAAACCTGCAATAAAGGTCTTGACATTTATAAAATGCATTCAACTGTACATGGAAGTGGACCAAGAACAATTGTACTAAAGAAGTTCTCATGGTTCCTGGAAAATAGTTGACCAATTTTCTAGTCATGGATAACGCATGAGGAAAAACTAAATGCCCTGGGGAATCTTTGGCTATCCTGGAAAATTATTCAAACATTCTCCTTATTTCATAAAAGAGGACCTTGTCATCTGAAAGGGCTAAATCATATTCAGTTCATGTTAAGGATCATATCAAATAGTGAAGGTAGTTTAAGGACAGTGTTACCAATTGTCTACACACTGCAAACACCTCCAACTCACATCAGGAGCTCCTGCAGGATGGATTACATAAAGGTTACCTTATAACTGTAGTGgccaaaacttaaaataatGTAAGAATACTAcgtttcaaatgtaaaaatatg
This is a stretch of genomic DNA from Labrus bergylta chromosome 20, fLabBer1.1, whole genome shotgun sequence. It encodes these proteins:
- the alg14 gene encoding UDP-N-acetylglucosamine transferase subunit ALG14 homolog, giving the protein MSFLVGVALAVLLITFLIIIRLYVVVKNGSSYHPGAKGAVTVLVVAGSGGHTTEILRLMECLSEAYTPRHYVIADTDRMSEEKINTFESSKQHSKESQFTICRIPRSREVHQSWGSSVISTLNALRYSFPLVFRLRPDMVLCNGPGTCVPLCVAGLLLGILGMKKVLIVYVESVCRVETLSLTGKIIYCISDYFFVQWPSLRNIYPKSIFLGRIV